The following coding sequences lie in one Eschrichtius robustus isolate mEscRob2 chromosome 10, mEscRob2.pri, whole genome shotgun sequence genomic window:
- the ESCO2 gene encoding N-acetyltransferase ESCO2 isoform X1, producing MSTLTPRKRKQHSLNCDNLLSEIPSKKLISDFTENIFPSPNKKHICQSSDKNEEKIHCSQQGHFISSPLKTTKNRSPSANQGSPFKSAVSTISFYNKDKWYLNPLERKLIKESRSICLKTNNEDRSYPSVTEKMQGKPACSKKMNKKPQKSLTAKCQPGYKCIKPVSKNSKNSKQNRVAYKPIVEKENNCYSAENNLNAPRVLSQKVKPQVTLQGGAAFFVSRKKPSLRKLPLEDKPLLGLTQKNKSEVIEESDVETVNERSFETRQVPKCLLVEKKLNTELLSERSKNEEKLIKDASDRVISSRECKTDENKSFSSEESFSENKAVSPETLVYPIFTVSSVNTKRSLVEEQSSVGSVTSTNFLKQINIQKNTNTRDANKETKDQLVIDAGQKHFGATMCRSCGMIYTASSPEDELQHVQHHHRFLEGIKYAGWKKERVVAEFWDGKIVLVLSHDPSYAIRKVEDVQELVDYELGFQQVVPRCPNKTKTFLFISDEKKVVGCLIAEPIKQAFRVLSEPTGPESPSSKECHRAWQCSDVPEPAICGISRIWVFRLKRRKRIARRLVDTLRNCFMFGCFLSTNEIAFSDPTPDGKLFATKYCNTPNFLVYNFNT from the exons ATGTCAACTTTAACTCCAAGGAAAAGGAAGCAGCATTCTTTGAACTGTGATAA CCTATTATCAGAAATTCCATCAAAGAAATTAATTTCGGACTTCactgaaaatatatttccatCACCTAATAAAAAGCACATTTGCCAAAGcagtgataaaaatgaagaaaagattcATTGCTCTCAACAAGGCCATTTCATTTCAAGTCCACTCAAAACGACTAAAAATAGATCGCCATCTGCAAATCAAGGTTCACCATTTAAATCTGCTGTGTCTACCATATCCTTTTACAACAAAGATAAGTGGTACCTCAATCCACTGGAGAGAAAGCTGATAAAAGAGAGTAGATCCATTTGTCTAAAAACTAATAATGAAGATAGATCATATCCCAGTGTGACAGAAAAAATGCAGGGAAAACCAGCCTGCTCCAAGAAGATGAACAAAAAACCACAGAAGAGTTTAACTGCTAAGTGTCAACCAGGATATAAGTGCATCAAGCCTGTGTCAAAGAATTCTAAAAATTCCAAGCAAAATCGAGTGGCCTATAAGCCAATTGTGGAGAAAGAGAATAATTGTTACTCAGCTGAAAATAATCTGAATGCTCCTCGCGTTCTAAGCCAAAAGGTCAAACCACAAGTTACCCTCCAGGGAGGAGCAGCTTTTTTTGTTAGTAGGAAAAAACCCTCTCTGAGAAAATTGCCCCTGGAAGATAAGCCATTACTGGGACTCACCCAAAAGAATAAATCAGAAGTTATTGAAGAGTCTGATGTGGAAACTGTCAATGAAAGAAGTTTTGAGACAAGGCAAGTGCCAAAGTGTTTATTAGTAGAAAAAAAACTGAACACTGagctgctgagtgaaagaagtaaaaatgaagagaaattaaTAAAG GATGCATCAGATAGAGTCATTTCTTCAAGGGAATGTAAAACCGATGAAAATAAGAGTTTTTCTTCAGAGGAGTCTTTCAGTGAGAACAAGGCTG TTTCTCCTGAGACCCTTGTCTATCCCATCTTCACCGTGTCTTCAGTCAACACAAAAAG ATCTCTAGTTGAAGAACAGTCTTCTGTGGGATCTGTCACATCTACTAACTTCTTGAAacaaatcaatatacagaaaaataCTAATACCAGAGAtgcaaataaagaaacaaaagaccaGCTCGTCATT GACGCTGGTCAGAAACATTTTGGAGCCACCATGTGTAGGTCTTGTGGCATGATCTACACTGCTTCCAGCCCCGAGGATGAACTGCAGCATGTTCAGCACCACCACAGATTTCTGGAGGGAATCAAATACGCA gGCTGGAAAAAAGAACGTGTCGTAGCAGAATTTTGGGATGGGAAAATTGTGTTGGTCCTGTCACATGATCCGAGTTATGCTATCAGAAAG GTCGAAGATGTCCAAGAACTTGTCGATTATGAATTGGGCTTCCAGCAAGTTGTTCCCAGATgtccaaacaaaaccaaaacttttctctttatttctgatGAAAAGAAAGTAGTTGGGTGTTTAATTGCAGAGCCCATCAAACAG GCCTTCCGTGTCCTGTCTGAACCAACTGGTCCAGAATCCCCAAGCTCTAAAGAATGTCATAGGGCTTGGCAGTGTTCAGATGTACCAGAACCTGCAATCTGTGGGATAAGTAGAATCTGGGTCTTCAGACTGAAGAGAAGAAAGCGCATTGCAAGACGACTGGTAGATACTCTCag
- the ESCO2 gene encoding N-acetyltransferase ESCO2 isoform X2, which yields MSTLTPRKRKQHSLNCDNLLSEIPSKKLISDFTENIFPSPNKKHICQSSDKNEEKIHCSQQGHFISSPLKTTKNRSPSANQGSPFKSAVSTISFYNKDKWYLNPLERKLIKESRSICLKTNNEDRSYPSVTEKMQGKPACSKKMNKKPQKSLTAKCQPGYKCIKPVSKNSKNSKQNRVAYKPIVEKENNCYSAENNLNAPRVLSQKVKPQVTLQGGAAFFVSRKKPSLRKLPLEDKPLLGLTQKNKSEVIEESDVETVNERSFETRQVPKCLLVEKKLNTELLSERSKNEEKLIKDASDRVISSRECKTDENKSFSSEESFSENKAVSPETLVYPIFTVSSVNTKRSLVEEQSSVGSVTSTNFLKQINIQKNTNTRDANKETKDQLVIDAGQKHFGATMCRSCGMIYTASSPEDELQHVQHHHRFLEGIKYAGWKKERVVAEFWDGKIVLVLSHDPSYAIRKVEDVQELVDYELGFQQVVPRCPNKTKTFLFISDEKKVVGCLIAEPIKQAFRVLSEPTGPESPSSKECHRAWQCSDVPEPAICGISRIWVFRLKRRKRIARRLVDTLRNTNG from the exons ATGTCAACTTTAACTCCAAGGAAAAGGAAGCAGCATTCTTTGAACTGTGATAA CCTATTATCAGAAATTCCATCAAAGAAATTAATTTCGGACTTCactgaaaatatatttccatCACCTAATAAAAAGCACATTTGCCAAAGcagtgataaaaatgaagaaaagattcATTGCTCTCAACAAGGCCATTTCATTTCAAGTCCACTCAAAACGACTAAAAATAGATCGCCATCTGCAAATCAAGGTTCACCATTTAAATCTGCTGTGTCTACCATATCCTTTTACAACAAAGATAAGTGGTACCTCAATCCACTGGAGAGAAAGCTGATAAAAGAGAGTAGATCCATTTGTCTAAAAACTAATAATGAAGATAGATCATATCCCAGTGTGACAGAAAAAATGCAGGGAAAACCAGCCTGCTCCAAGAAGATGAACAAAAAACCACAGAAGAGTTTAACTGCTAAGTGTCAACCAGGATATAAGTGCATCAAGCCTGTGTCAAAGAATTCTAAAAATTCCAAGCAAAATCGAGTGGCCTATAAGCCAATTGTGGAGAAAGAGAATAATTGTTACTCAGCTGAAAATAATCTGAATGCTCCTCGCGTTCTAAGCCAAAAGGTCAAACCACAAGTTACCCTCCAGGGAGGAGCAGCTTTTTTTGTTAGTAGGAAAAAACCCTCTCTGAGAAAATTGCCCCTGGAAGATAAGCCATTACTGGGACTCACCCAAAAGAATAAATCAGAAGTTATTGAAGAGTCTGATGTGGAAACTGTCAATGAAAGAAGTTTTGAGACAAGGCAAGTGCCAAAGTGTTTATTAGTAGAAAAAAAACTGAACACTGagctgctgagtgaaagaagtaaaaatgaagagaaattaaTAAAG GATGCATCAGATAGAGTCATTTCTTCAAGGGAATGTAAAACCGATGAAAATAAGAGTTTTTCTTCAGAGGAGTCTTTCAGTGAGAACAAGGCTG TTTCTCCTGAGACCCTTGTCTATCCCATCTTCACCGTGTCTTCAGTCAACACAAAAAG ATCTCTAGTTGAAGAACAGTCTTCTGTGGGATCTGTCACATCTACTAACTTCTTGAAacaaatcaatatacagaaaaataCTAATACCAGAGAtgcaaataaagaaacaaaagaccaGCTCGTCATT GACGCTGGTCAGAAACATTTTGGAGCCACCATGTGTAGGTCTTGTGGCATGATCTACACTGCTTCCAGCCCCGAGGATGAACTGCAGCATGTTCAGCACCACCACAGATTTCTGGAGGGAATCAAATACGCA gGCTGGAAAAAAGAACGTGTCGTAGCAGAATTTTGGGATGGGAAAATTGTGTTGGTCCTGTCACATGATCCGAGTTATGCTATCAGAAAG GTCGAAGATGTCCAAGAACTTGTCGATTATGAATTGGGCTTCCAGCAAGTTGTTCCCAGATgtccaaacaaaaccaaaacttttctctttatttctgatGAAAAGAAAGTAGTTGGGTGTTTAATTGCAGAGCCCATCAAACAG GCCTTCCGTGTCCTGTCTGAACCAACTGGTCCAGAATCCCCAAGCTCTAAAGAATGTCATAGGGCTTGGCAGTGTTCAGATGTACCAGAACCTGCAATCTGTGGGATAAGTAGAATCTGGGTCTTCAGACTGAAGAGAAGAAAGCGCATTGCAAGACGACTGGTAGATACTCTCag aaatacaaatggctgA